The Pantanalinema sp. genome includes a window with the following:
- a CDS encoding FtsX-like permease family protein gives MKFLKLAWRNLSRKRRQTFQNAFGLVIGLAVSFLMMGYMDGLLGGSLDHMVRTQSGHLKIQARGYQDEARAMPLALALTDEAAVTAVLRKHPEVSASAPRLRFACMIRSGARSFGVLGQGIDPAREETMGVLKRQDVMGRMPVGPAEVLLGQKLAEDLKTRLGRSVTVAASDADGQMKLRDYRVVGIFRTGLPSLDASVAYFGLADAQGLLAMPERVSEIGVLLHRKEQVAALAGALGAELPPKRGYEVLTWEDLNRELLEPIRRMQHLPKLVALVMLLSLVPSIMNTLIMSVSERFREIGAMRAMGMRPGEVIGLFLVEGLFLGLIGSTLGALIGGGLTYYLSIKGIPNPGFGMGGPVGNLPTLYPTFSPGLLALFVAAGVIGSVVAYYFPARMAAGLDPIKALRSN, from the coding sequence ATGAAGTTCCTGAAGCTGGCCTGGCGAAACCTCTCGCGCAAGCGCCGTCAAACCTTTCAGAACGCCTTCGGCCTGGTGATCGGGCTTGCCGTGTCCTTCCTGATGATGGGCTACATGGACGGCCTGCTGGGCGGCAGCCTCGATCACATGGTCCGGACCCAGTCGGGCCACCTCAAGATCCAGGCCAGGGGCTACCAGGACGAGGCCCGGGCGATGCCCCTGGCCCTCGCATTGACGGACGAGGCCGCCGTGACGGCCGTGCTGCGCAAGCATCCGGAAGTTTCGGCCAGCGCGCCACGCCTGCGCTTCGCCTGCATGATCCGCAGCGGCGCTCGCTCCTTCGGGGTTCTCGGGCAGGGGATCGACCCCGCCCGGGAAGAGACCATGGGCGTCCTGAAGCGCCAGGACGTGATGGGACGGATGCCGGTCGGACCCGCCGAGGTCCTGCTGGGGCAGAAGCTGGCCGAGGACCTCAAGACCCGCCTGGGACGCAGCGTCACCGTCGCCGCGAGCGACGCTGACGGCCAGATGAAGCTGCGGGACTACCGCGTGGTCGGCATCTTCCGCACCGGGCTTCCGAGCCTGGACGCGAGTGTCGCTTACTTCGGCCTCGCGGACGCGCAGGGCCTGCTCGCGATGCCCGAGCGCGTGAGCGAGATCGGGGTCCTGCTGCACCGCAAGGAGCAGGTCGCGGCGCTCGCCGGGGCCCTGGGAGCGGAGCTTCCGCCCAAGCGCGGCTACGAGGTCCTCACCTGGGAGGACCTCAACCGGGAGCTGCTCGAGCCCATCCGGCGGATGCAGCATCTTCCCAAGTTGGTGGCCCTGGTGATGCTCTTGAGCCTCGTCCCGTCGATCATGAACACCTTGATCATGAGCGTCTCCGAGCGCTTCCGTGAGATCGGGGCCATGCGGGCCATGGGGATGCGCCCGGGCGAAGTGATCGGGCTGTTCCTGGTCGAGGGCCTTTTCCTCGGGCTCATCGGCAGCACCCTGGGGGCCCTCATCGGCGGCGGACTCACCTACTATCTCTCGATCAAGGGGATTCCCAACCCCGGTTTCGGGATGGGCGGCCCCGTCGGCAACCTCCCCACCCTGTATCCGACCTTCAGCCCGGGGCTGCTCGCGCTGTTCGTCGCGGCGGGCGTCATCGGCTCGGTCGTGGCGTACTACTTCCCCGCCCGCATGGCAGCGGGGCTCGATCCCATCAAGGCCCTTCGTTCCAACTGA
- a CDS encoding ABC transporter ATP-binding protein: MPPVVELDRVTKTYRMGANVVTALDSVCLSIEKGEFVALVGSSGSGKSTLLNLIGGLDHPTSGKLRLAGREIGKKSEPELTEFRRRHLGFVFQTFNLIPMLNAWENVAFPLELRDVPAAEARQRALEMLAKVGLSDHAGHRPDELSGGQQQRVAIARALVARPSLVLADEPTANLDSRTGAELVSLMRRLNEEQGITFVFATHDPGIMEQARRVVRIADGRLDAAPALA; encoded by the coding sequence ATGCCCCCCGTCGTTGAACTGGATCGCGTCACCAAGACCTATCGGATGGGCGCCAACGTCGTCACGGCGCTGGACTCCGTCTGCCTGAGCATCGAGAAGGGCGAGTTCGTGGCGCTCGTCGGCAGTTCAGGCAGCGGCAAGAGCACGCTGCTGAACCTGATCGGAGGCCTGGACCACCCGACCTCAGGCAAGCTGCGCCTGGCAGGCAGGGAGATCGGCAAGAAGAGCGAGCCGGAGCTGACCGAGTTCCGGCGCCGCCACCTGGGCTTCGTCTTCCAGACCTTCAACCTGATCCCGATGCTCAACGCCTGGGAGAATGTCGCCTTCCCCCTCGAGCTGCGCGACGTCCCCGCCGCCGAGGCCAGGCAACGCGCCCTCGAGATGCTCGCCAAGGTCGGCCTGTCGGATCATGCAGGGCATCGCCCGGACGAGCTTTCGGGCGGCCAGCAGCAGCGCGTGGCGATCGCGCGGGCCCTGGTGGCCAGGCCGAGCCTGGTGCTCGCCGACGAGCCCACGGCCAACCTGGACTCGCGCACGGGCGCCGAGCTCGTCTCCCTGATGCGCCGCCTCAACGAGGAGCAAGGCATCACCTTCGTCTTCGCGACCCACGACCCGGGGATCATGGAGCAGGCGCGGCGGGTGGTCCGGATCGCGGACGGCCGGCTCGATGCCGCGCCTGCTCTCGCTTGA